The nucleotide window ACGAGGAGCACGTGGTCGAGAACCGGGCCCGCTACGCCGCGAAGTTCGAGATGGCCGACCGCATCTTCGCGGGCGTGCCGGGCTACGAGCCGCCGCAGGCGGGCTTCTTCCTCTGGCTGCCGGTCGAAGACGGCGAGGCGGCGGCGCTGAAGCTCTGGACCGAGACGGGCGTGCGGGTCCTGCCGGGGCTCTTCCTGTCGCGTGATACCGAAGCGGGCAACCCGGGGCGGGCGTTCATAAGGGTCGCGCTGGTGGCCCCCGAGGACGAGACCGAACAGGGACTCACGCGGATCCGTGACTGTCTCTATGAGCGATAAGAAAAAGACGAGGCGAGCGATGGCATATCAGGCACGGGGACGCGATCCCCTCTTCGACAGCAACATGCAGGCGGCGATCGAGAAGCGCGGCAAGGAACTGGCCGGGCTTGCTCTGGTGGCGCTGGGGCTGATGGCCGCGGCGATGATCGCTTCCTACACGCCGGACGACCCGTCGTGGATGTCGGCGACCGACGCGCCGGTGCAGAACTGGATGGGCCGGATCGGCGCCTCGATCGCGGCGCCGCTGTTCATGATCGTCGGCTGGGGCAGCTGGGGTATCGCGCTCGTGCTCATGGTGTGGGGCGTTCGCCTCGCCGCACACCAGGGCGAAGAGCGCGCGCTCTCGCGGATCGTCTTCGCTCCGATCTGGATCGCGCTCTCGGCCATCTACGCCGCCGGCCAGACCGTCGGCCCCGAGTGGAGCCACAGCTTCGGGCTGGGCGGGCTCTTCGGCGACATGATGATGGGCTCGCTGCTGGGAATCCTGCCGCTGGGCGCGGGCCTTGGCCTGAAGCTGGTGATGGTGGTGCTTGCCGTCGGGCTGCTCGCCATGGGCGGCTTCGTGCTGGGCTTCACCCGCAACGAGTTGCGGGGCATCGCCCGCTTCCTGCTGGTCGGCATGGTGATGGTCTACGCCACCCTGCTGACACTGCTCGGGCGGGGGGCCAGCGCCTCGGTCTCCGCCGCGCAGAACATGCAGGCGGCGCAGTCCGCCCGTCGCGAGCGCCGCCGCCAGGAAGAGGCCGAGGCCGCCGCCTGGGCCGCGGCACAGGAGGCGATCCCGGCGCCCGCCGTGGTCCGCCGCGCGCCGCCGTCGGTGGTGCGCAATGCCGCGCCTGAGCCGATGCCGCAGGCCTCGGCGCCCGAGCCTGCCTACGACCACTACGCCGACGCACCCGAGATGGACTGGGTCGAGCCCGCACCCGAGCCGAAGAAGCCCGGCCTGCTGGCGCGCGTGCCCTCGCTGATCCGGCGCCCCTCGGAGCCGCTGCCCGACCCCGAGTTGGTCGATGCCGGCGATCTCTACGGCGACGAGTTCGCCGAGCCGGGCGAGGACCGCATCCGGGCCAAGATCGCCGACGTGATCCGCGCCCGTCGCGGTGCCCCGATGATCGAGATCGAGCCCGAGTTCGAATACGACCCGAGCAAGCCGCTGACCAAGGGACGTGGCCGCCGGCCCGAGCCGCTGATCTACCGCGATCCCTCGGCCCGTCGCAGCGAGCCGCCGCTCACCGCGGCGCACGCCCACCCGCATACGCTGCCGCCCGAGCCGCCGCTGTCGGCCCCCGCCGGCGGGGCAGAGGGGATGGCGCGGGTCGCCGCGCCCGAGCGGACCGTTCCGCCGGCGCCGGCCTTCGAGCTGGAACCCGAGCCCGACGACACGGTTACCGACGACCAGGACGATTTCGCCGACTTCCGCGATTTCGACGACTACGGCGACAGCCGCGCGATGCCGGAGGCCGAACCGCAGCCGGCCCCGGTCGCGGCGCCCGAACCGCGCATGCGCGCCGCCGAGGCCCGCGACACCGAGACGCCCGCGATGCCCCGCGAGCAGCGGGTCGCGCCGGCTCCGTCTCCCGCGCCGGCCCCGGCTCCCGCCCCGTCTCCGGCCCGCGCGCCGGCCGCGGCCGCGGCCGCGGCATCGGACCAGCCGACGCGCGTGGTGCAGAAGAGCGAACCGACCCCGATGCAGCCCGCCGCGCAGGCGCATGGCGCAGGTGCGCAGACCGTGGGGCTCGAGGATCCGGCATCGGATTACGAGTTCCCGCCGCTCAGCCTGCT belongs to Salipiger profundus and includes:
- a CDS encoding DNA translocase FtsK; amino-acid sequence: MAYQARGRDPLFDSNMQAAIEKRGKELAGLALVALGLMAAAMIASYTPDDPSWMSATDAPVQNWMGRIGASIAAPLFMIVGWGSWGIALVLMVWGVRLAAHQGEERALSRIVFAPIWIALSAIYAAGQTVGPEWSHSFGLGGLFGDMMMGSLLGILPLGAGLGLKLVMVVLAVGLLAMGGFVLGFTRNELRGIARFLLVGMVMVYATLLTLLGRGASASVSAAQNMQAAQSARRERRRQEEAEAAAWAAAQEAIPAPAVVRRAPPSVVRNAAPEPMPQASAPEPAYDHYADAPEMDWVEPAPEPKKPGLLARVPSLIRRPSEPLPDPELVDAGDLYGDEFAEPGEDRIRAKIADVIRARRGAPMIEIEPEFEYDPSKPLTKGRGRRPEPLIYRDPSARRSEPPLTAAHAHPHTLPPEPPLSAPAGGAEGMARVAAPERTVPPAPAFELEPEPDDTVTDDQDDFADFRDFDDYGDSRAMPEAEPQPAPVAAPEPRMRAAEARDTETPAMPREQRVAPAPSPAPAPAPAPSPARAPAAAAAAASDQPTRVVQKSEPTPMQPAAQAHGAGAQTVGLEDPASDYEFPPLSLLTNPEAIERHHLSDEALEENARMLETVLEDYGVKGEIVSVRPGPVVTMYELEPAPGLKASRVIGLSDDIARSMSALSARVSTVPGRSVIGIELPNDNREMVSFREILSSRDYGDGNQKLPLALGKDIGGDAMVANLAKMPHLLIAGTTGSGKSVAINTMILSLLYKLSPDDLRLVMIDPKMLELSVYDGIPHLLSPVVTDPKKAVVALKWVVGEMEDRYRKMSKMGVRNIDGYNGRVAEALKKGEMFSRTVQTGFDDDTGEPVFETEEIEPKKMPYIVVIVDEMADLMMVAGKEIEACIQRLAQMARASGIHLIMATQRPSVDVITGTIKANFPTRISFQVTSKIDSRTILGEMGAEQLLGMGDMLYMAGGAKITRCHGPFVSDEEVEEVVNHLKAFGPPEYVSGVQQGPDDEKADNIDAVLGLNTGGNTGGEDALYDQAVAIVIKDRKCSTSYIQRKLGIGYNKAARLVEQMEDEGVVSSANHVGKREILVPEQA